The following proteins come from a genomic window of Oricola thermophila:
- a CDS encoding acetyl-CoA carboxylase biotin carboxylase subunit, which produces MKPPFAKILVANRGEIACRIIRTARRMGVKTVAVFSDADARAMHVEMADEAVNIGPPAPSESYLNTARIIDAAKRTGAQAVHPGYGFLSENPDFVEAVENAGLVFVGPSAASIRAMGLKDAAKRLMEKAGVPVVPGYHGEAQEVVVLAAKANEIGFPVLIKARAGGGGKGMRKVDSPKEFKDALAAAKREAKSAFGDDRVLVEKFVASPRHIEVQVFGDSHGNVVHLFERDCSLQRRHQKVIEEAPAPGMTEEVRAAMTDAAVKAAKAIDYRGAGTIEFIADGSGPLRPDGFWFMEMNTRLQVEHPVTEAITGQDLVEWQLRVAAGEKLPASQEVLSINGHAFEARLYAEDPANGFLPATGRLHHLEFSEAARNDAGVRSGDAITPFYDPMIAKVITHGATRGEALVKLGSALRETHVAGTVTNAAFLCALAAHEGFAKGAVDTGLIERDLAALTEKAPLPETVIALAAVILLGVDPSARHAGWRLWGEASHRVRFVHDGETVERRLVVPGDGTFALEGGAERVSLHSLVRDGTRVRVRRGDSGEAVEADVVTYPGIDGTAVSVQIDGVAHVLLKPDPLAVAAHHGEHGDAILAPMTGIVRSVNVEEGAAVDKGDKLIVMEAMKMETSLAAPRAGRVAEIFCAEGETVEGGAVLLRFEEAE; this is translated from the coding sequence ATGAAGCCACCTTTCGCAAAAATCCTTGTCGCCAATCGCGGCGAGATTGCATGCCGGATCATCCGCACCGCGCGCCGCATGGGTGTGAAGACCGTCGCCGTATTTTCCGATGCCGATGCGCGGGCGATGCACGTGGAGATGGCCGACGAGGCCGTGAATATCGGTCCCCCAGCCCCCTCGGAAAGCTACCTGAATACTGCGAGGATCATCGACGCGGCCAAGAGGACCGGCGCGCAAGCGGTGCATCCGGGCTACGGCTTTCTCTCGGAGAACCCGGATTTCGTCGAGGCGGTGGAGAACGCGGGGCTTGTCTTCGTGGGGCCGTCGGCGGCGTCCATCCGTGCCATGGGGCTGAAGGACGCGGCCAAGCGACTGATGGAAAAGGCCGGCGTGCCGGTGGTGCCGGGCTATCACGGCGAGGCGCAGGAAGTGGTCGTGCTGGCGGCCAAGGCCAACGAGATCGGCTTTCCGGTGCTCATCAAGGCGCGCGCCGGCGGCGGCGGCAAGGGGATGCGCAAGGTCGACTCACCGAAGGAGTTCAAGGACGCGCTGGCAGCGGCGAAGCGGGAAGCGAAATCGGCCTTCGGCGACGACCGGGTGCTGGTCGAAAAATTCGTCGCATCGCCTCGGCATATCGAGGTGCAGGTATTCGGCGACAGCCACGGCAATGTCGTCCACCTGTTCGAGCGCGACTGCTCGCTGCAGCGGCGCCACCAGAAGGTGATCGAGGAAGCGCCGGCGCCGGGCATGACCGAGGAGGTGCGCGCGGCGATGACGGATGCCGCAGTAAAGGCCGCGAAGGCGATCGACTATCGCGGCGCCGGCACGATCGAGTTCATCGCCGACGGGTCGGGGCCGCTTCGCCCGGACGGATTCTGGTTCATGGAAATGAACACGCGGCTTCAGGTGGAGCATCCGGTCACGGAGGCGATCACCGGCCAGGACCTGGTCGAGTGGCAGTTGCGCGTGGCGGCGGGCGAGAAACTTCCGGCAAGCCAGGAAGTGCTTTCCATCAATGGCCATGCCTTCGAGGCGCGGCTTTACGCGGAGGACCCGGCCAACGGCTTTCTGCCCGCGACGGGCAGGCTGCATCACCTGGAATTCAGCGAGGCCGCGCGCAACGACGCGGGCGTGCGTTCGGGCGACGCGATCACGCCCTTCTACGACCCGATGATCGCCAAGGTTATCACCCACGGCGCGACGCGCGGGGAAGCGCTGGTGAAACTCGGCAGCGCCTTGAGGGAAACCCATGTCGCGGGAACCGTGACCAACGCCGCCTTTCTCTGTGCGCTGGCGGCGCATGAAGGCTTCGCGAAGGGCGCGGTCGATACGGGGCTGATCGAACGGGACCTGGCGGCATTGACGGAAAAGGCGCCGCTTCCGGAGACTGTCATCGCGCTTGCGGCGGTGATCTTGCTGGGCGTCGATCCGTCGGCGCGGCATGCCGGCTGGCGGCTGTGGGGCGAGGCGAGCCACCGGGTCCGGTTCGTCCATGACGGAGAAACGGTGGAGCGGCGGCTGGTGGTGCCGGGCGACGGGACCTTCGCGCTGGAAGGCGGAGCGGAGCGGGTGAGCCTGCACTCCCTCGTTCGCGATGGCACCAGGGTCAGGGTGCGCCGGGGCGATTCGGGCGAAGCGGTCGAGGCGGATGTCGTCACATATCCGGGCATCGACGGCACGGCCGTCTCGGTGCAGATCGACGGAGTGGCGCATGTGCTGCTCAAGCCCGATCCGCTGGCGGTGGCCGCTCATCACGGTGAACACGGCGATGCGATCCTGGCGCCGATGACCGGCATCGTGCGCTCGGTCAATGTCGAGGAAGGCGCGGCCGTGGACAAGGGCGACAAGCTGATCGTCATGGAAGCGATGAAGATGGAGACCAGCCTGGCCGCCCCGCGCGCCGGACGGGTGGCGGAAATCTTCTGCGCCGAGGGCGAAACGGTGGAGGGCGGCGCAGTGTTGCTGCGTTTCGAGGAGGCGGAGTGA
- a CDS encoding glutathione S-transferase family protein — MIRLHHCPQTRSMRVLWLLHELGVEFEVVTHPFDKSLRLPGYLKLSPAGRVPALEIDGATMFESGAITEYLCERFPEAGLGRLPGEPERAEWLTWMHFAETVSQHVAALTQQHVALYDDSMRSPVVMKLEAARLTKCYGAIETRLAGPDGRRAHLLDSSFSAADVAVGQAVYMGLHFAKLDGFPATSDWYRRITARPGFEASLPGKDEALLYARDFYPAWEVPA; from the coding sequence ATGATCCGGCTGCATCACTGCCCCCAGACGCGCTCCATGCGCGTGCTCTGGCTGCTTCACGAATTGGGCGTGGAGTTCGAGGTCGTAACGCATCCGTTCGACAAGAGCCTGCGCCTGCCCGGCTACCTGAAGCTGTCACCGGCGGGCAGGGTGCCCGCGCTGGAGATCGACGGTGCCACCATGTTCGAAAGCGGGGCGATCACGGAGTATCTGTGCGAGCGGTTTCCCGAAGCCGGTCTCGGCAGGCTGCCGGGAGAGCCCGAACGGGCGGAATGGCTGACCTGGATGCACTTCGCGGAAACCGTAAGCCAGCATGTCGCCGCGCTTACGCAGCAGCACGTGGCGCTTTACGATGATTCCATGCGTTCGCCGGTGGTGATGAAGCTGGAGGCGGCGCGGCTGACCAAATGCTACGGCGCAATAGAGACCCGGCTGGCCGGGCCGGACGGGCGGCGCGCCCACCTGCTCGACAGCAGTTTTTCCGCCGCCGACGTGGCGGTCGGCCAGGCGGTGTATATGGGCCTGCATTTCGCGAAGCTCGACGGGTTCCCGGCGACAAGCGACTGGTACCGGCGCATCACCGCGCGCCCCGGTTTCGAGGCATCGCTTCCGGGCAAGGACGAGGCGTTGCTGTATGCCCGCGATTTCTACCCGGCATGGGAGGTGCCCGCGTGA
- a CDS encoding hydroxymethylglutaryl-CoA lyase, translating into MGGARVKHVRIHEVGPRDGLQNEKAIIPTEQKIGLIDRLSEAGFEKIEATSFVSPKWVPQLADAEAVLRGIKRRQGVTYAVLTPNLKGFDRAVAAGADEVAVFGAASETFSRKNINCSIAESLERFAPVMDAAAAAGIPVRGYVSCVVACPYEGDIAPGAVRDVAARLTEMGCYEVSLGDTIGKGTPETVSTMLEAVLQAVPAERLAGHYHDTNNRALDNVRASLELGLRCFDSAVGGLGGCPYAPGAKGNVSTGALARMLTAEGWETGIDMERLAEAEAYLARVIAASRE; encoded by the coding sequence ATGGGAGGTGCCCGCGTGAAGCATGTCCGCATCCACGAAGTCGGCCCGCGCGACGGGTTGCAGAACGAGAAGGCGATCATCCCGACGGAGCAGAAGATCGGGCTGATCGACCGTCTTTCCGAGGCCGGGTTCGAGAAAATCGAGGCGACCAGCTTCGTGTCGCCGAAATGGGTACCGCAACTGGCCGACGCAGAGGCGGTGCTCCGGGGCATCAAACGCAGGCAGGGCGTGACCTATGCGGTGCTGACGCCGAACCTGAAAGGCTTCGACCGGGCGGTGGCGGCGGGAGCCGACGAGGTGGCGGTGTTTGGCGCGGCATCGGAGACCTTCAGCCGGAAGAACATCAACTGCTCGATTGCCGAAAGTCTTGAACGCTTCGCGCCGGTGATGGACGCGGCGGCAGCGGCGGGGATCCCGGTGCGCGGTTACGTGTCCTGCGTGGTGGCGTGTCCATATGAGGGCGATATCGCGCCGGGAGCCGTGCGCGACGTGGCTGCGCGGCTGACGGAGATGGGGTGCTACGAGGTGTCGCTGGGCGACACGATCGGCAAGGGTACGCCGGAAACTGTCTCGACAATGCTGGAAGCGGTTCTGCAGGCCGTGCCGGCGGAAAGGCTCGCCGGCCACTACCACGACACGAACAACCGGGCGCTCGACAATGTGCGTGCCAGCCTGGAGCTCGGCCTGCGCTGTTTCGACAGCGCGGTGGGCGGGCTTGGCGGTTGTCCCTATGCGCCGGGCGCGAAGGGCAATGTCTCGACCGGGGCGTTGGCGAGGATGCTGACGGCGGAGGGCTGGGAGACCGGCATCGACATGGAAAGGCTGGCGGAGGCCGAGGCCTACCTGGCCAGGGTGATCGCGGCGTCGAGGGAGTGA
- a CDS encoding crotonase/enoyl-CoA hydratase family protein, producing the protein MNFETIRLERDARGIATVTLARPDKHNAMNARMIAELDEAARDLGEDADVRAVVLAAEGRSFCAGGDLGWMREQAEKDRAGKMAEARALAAMLGAWNALPKPVIARVQGAAYGGGVGMIAVCDIAVAAGHARFGLTETRLGLIPATIGPFVVRKMGEAFARQVFFNARPFGTEFALRAGLIARAVADDGLDAAIEEEASAFLECAPGAVADAKALARRLGGQDPQELAEMTANALADRWETDEAQAGIAAFFSRQTPPWKAG; encoded by the coding sequence ATGAATTTCGAAACGATCCGGCTGGAACGGGACGCGCGTGGCATCGCCACGGTGACGCTGGCAAGGCCGGACAAGCACAATGCGATGAATGCGCGGATGATCGCCGAGCTGGACGAGGCGGCTCGCGATCTGGGTGAGGATGCCGACGTGCGCGCGGTGGTGCTGGCCGCGGAGGGACGGAGCTTCTGCGCTGGCGGCGACCTCGGCTGGATGCGCGAGCAGGCGGAGAAGGACCGTGCAGGCAAGATGGCGGAAGCGCGGGCGCTGGCCGCCATGCTTGGCGCATGGAACGCCCTGCCGAAGCCGGTGATCGCCCGGGTGCAGGGCGCGGCCTATGGCGGCGGCGTCGGCATGATCGCCGTATGCGACATCGCGGTGGCGGCCGGCCATGCGAGATTCGGCCTGACCGAAACGCGGCTGGGCCTGATACCGGCTACGATCGGCCCCTTCGTGGTGCGCAAGATGGGCGAGGCCTTCGCAAGGCAGGTGTTCTTCAATGCGCGGCCCTTCGGCACGGAATTCGCGTTGCGCGCCGGGCTGATCGCCCGCGCGGTGGCCGATGACGGCCTCGACGCGGCAATAGAGGAAGAGGCTTCCGCATTTCTCGAATGCGCGCCGGGCGCCGTCGCGGACGCCAAGGCGCTTGCCCGCAGGCTGGGGGGGCAGGATCCGCAGGAGCTGGCGGAAATGACGGCGAACGCGCTGGCCGACCGCTGGGAGACGGACGAAGCGCAGGCCGGCATCGCCGCCTTCTTCTCCCGGCAGACACCGCCTTGGAAAGCTGGCTGA
- a CDS encoding GMC family oxidoreductase has product MRQGESEDTYDYIVVGAGSAGSLLANRLSADPESRVLVLEAGGRDDWIWFHIPVGYLFAIGNPRSDWCFRTVSEPGLNGRALSYPRGKVIGGSSAINAMIYMRGQAGDYDHWKQLGLRGWGWDDVLPIFMKHEDHYLGASEFHGAGGEWRVEPPRVEWEILDRYRDAAEECGIAKIDDFNRGDNEGSAYFQVNQKRGRRWSAARGFLKPVLHRRNLELETGCVVDRLTFDGRRATGVEWIQEGRRRHATARREVILASGSIGSVQVLQRSGIGDGNHLQSLGIPVVADRKGVGANLQDHLQLRLIYKVHGVPTLNRMYANILRRGWMGVEYALFRKGPLTMAPSQLGVFARSGPDVERADLEFHIQPLSLDKFGDPLHRFPAITTSVCNLRPDSRGHVRIVSPDPSDEPEIAPNYLTADHDREIAARSIRLARRIAATRALQPYRPEEYLPGPAIGDDDESLARAAGDIGTTIFHPVGTAKMGLPSDPTAVVDDRLRVFGVEGLRVADASVMPTIVSGNTNSPTIMIAEKAAAMIIEDNGARTGRLSQRPSA; this is encoded by the coding sequence GTGCGACAGGGCGAAAGCGAAGACACCTATGACTACATCGTGGTCGGAGCCGGCTCTGCGGGGTCGCTGCTTGCCAACCGGCTGTCTGCCGATCCGGAAAGCCGGGTCCTCGTGCTTGAGGCCGGCGGCAGGGATGACTGGATCTGGTTTCATATCCCGGTCGGCTATCTCTTTGCGATCGGCAATCCGCGCTCGGACTGGTGCTTCAGGACGGTCAGCGAACCCGGGCTGAATGGGCGGGCGCTGTCCTATCCTCGCGGCAAGGTGATCGGCGGCTCGTCGGCGATCAACGCCATGATCTACATGCGCGGGCAGGCCGGGGACTACGATCACTGGAAGCAGCTCGGACTGAGGGGCTGGGGCTGGGACGACGTGCTGCCGATATTCATGAAGCACGAGGACCACTACCTGGGCGCCAGCGAGTTTCACGGCGCCGGCGGGGAATGGCGGGTCGAGCCGCCGCGCGTGGAATGGGAAATCCTCGACCGCTACCGCGACGCTGCGGAGGAGTGCGGGATCGCGAAGATCGACGACTTCAATCGTGGCGACAACGAGGGCTCGGCCTATTTCCAGGTTAACCAGAAGCGCGGCCGGCGCTGGTCGGCAGCGCGGGGCTTTCTCAAGCCGGTGCTGCACCGACGGAACCTGGAACTGGAAACGGGATGCGTCGTTGACAGGCTGACCTTCGACGGCAGGCGTGCGACAGGGGTGGAGTGGATACAGGAAGGCCGGCGCCGGCATGCGACCGCACGCAGGGAAGTCATCCTGGCGTCGGGCTCCATTGGCTCGGTGCAGGTGCTTCAGCGCTCGGGCATCGGCGACGGCAACCACTTGCAATCACTGGGTATTCCCGTGGTCGCGGACCGCAAGGGCGTGGGCGCCAACCTGCAGGATCACCTGCAGCTTCGCCTTATCTACAAGGTACATGGCGTGCCGACACTGAACCGCATGTACGCCAACATCCTGCGTCGCGGCTGGATGGGTGTCGAATACGCATTGTTTCGAAAGGGACCGCTGACCATGGCTCCGTCGCAGCTTGGCGTGTTCGCACGATCCGGGCCGGATGTCGAGCGGGCCGATCTCGAGTTCCACATCCAGCCGCTGTCGCTCGACAAGTTCGGCGACCCGCTGCACCGTTTCCCGGCGATCACGACCAGCGTGTGCAACCTGAGGCCGGACAGCCGCGGCCATGTACGCATCGTTTCTCCGGACCCGTCGGACGAGCCGGAAATCGCACCGAACTACTTGACCGCGGACCATGACCGCGAGATTGCCGCGCGCTCGATCCGCCTGGCGCGGCGGATAGCGGCGACAAGGGCACTGCAGCCATACAGGCCGGAGGAATATCTGCCGGGTCCCGCTATCGGCGACGATGATGAGTCGCTGGCTCGTGCGGCAGGCGACATCGGCACGACCATATTCCATCCGGTCGGCACGGCGAAGATGGGCCTGCCGAGCGATCCGACGGCGGTTGTCGATGACCGGCTGCGGGTTTTCGGCGTGGAGGGCCTGCGCGTTGCCGACGCCTCGGTGATGCCGACAATCGTTTCCGGAAATACCAATTCGCCGACGATCATGATCGCGGAGAAGGCGGCGGCCATGATTATCGAGGACAATGGGGCCCGAACCGGCCGCCTGTCTCAGCGGCCGAGCGCGTAG
- a CDS encoding peroxidase-related enzyme (This protein belongs to a clade of uncharacterized proteins related to peroxidases such as the alkylhydroperoxidase AhpD.) has translation MTTSAPKPVSRFSTPDLAVLPEDIRERILAVQEKSGFIPNVFLALARRPDEFRAFFAYHDALMEKPGNLTKAEREMIVVATSSANQCQYCVIAHGAILRIRAKNPLIADQIAANYRKADITPRQKAMLDFAMKIALRSHEVDDEDIALLAEHGFTEEDAWDIAAIAGFFGMSNRMANFMNMRPNDEFYALGR, from the coding sequence ATGACGACATCCGCCCCCAAGCCCGTCAGCCGGTTTTCCACTCCGGATCTTGCCGTATTGCCGGAGGATATCCGCGAACGTATCCTCGCGGTCCAGGAGAAGTCGGGTTTCATACCGAACGTGTTTCTCGCGCTTGCCCGTCGGCCCGACGAGTTTCGCGCCTTCTTTGCCTATCACGACGCACTGATGGAAAAACCGGGCAACCTGACGAAGGCCGAGCGCGAAATGATCGTCGTGGCCACGTCCAGTGCCAACCAGTGTCAGTATTGTGTCATCGCGCATGGCGCGATCCTCCGCATCCGCGCGAAGAACCCGCTGATCGCCGATCAGATCGCCGCGAACTACCGCAAGGCCGACATCACGCCGCGCCAGAAGGCAATGCTCGATTTCGCCATGAAGATCGCGCTCCGTTCCCACGAGGTTGACGACGAAGACATCGCCTTGCTCGCCGAACACGGCTTCACCGAGGAGGATGCCTGGGACATTGCCGCCATTGCAGGCTTCTTCGGCATGTCCAACAGGATGGCGAACTTCATGAATATGCGTCCGAACGACGAGTTCTACGCGCTCGGCCGCTGA
- a CDS encoding SLAC1 anion channel family protein — translation MNEAQTPADRLENFPITFYAIVMGMLGLTLAIHAAETAFSLPSFVSPVVLVVSVGILASITALYALKYMKHRKAVVAEWAHPVKIAFFPTASISILLLSVAVLPYSLRWADTLWIMGAALQAALTLSVIANWIGHRSYQQVHLGPAWFIPAVGNAVAPITGAMLGYTELSWLFFSAGLIFWIVLLTLVMNRLIFHDPLPARLMPTLVILIAPPAVAFIAYYRLTGEVDAFARILLNTGYVFAAVVVTQIGKFRRLPFALSWWALSFPVAALTIASFLYAERVGTSAHEFVAGFLLTALVLIIAGLLIKTLQAIAARKICEPE, via the coding sequence ATGAACGAGGCTCAAACCCCTGCGGATCGGTTGGAGAACTTCCCGATCACGTTCTATGCAATCGTGATGGGCATGCTCGGGCTGACACTCGCAATCCATGCGGCAGAAACAGCTTTCAGCCTGCCGTCGTTCGTCTCGCCCGTGGTTCTCGTGGTCTCCGTCGGTATCTTGGCGAGCATCACGGCGCTGTATGCGCTCAAGTATATGAAGCACCGCAAGGCCGTTGTGGCGGAATGGGCACATCCCGTGAAGATTGCCTTTTTCCCGACGGCATCCATATCGATCCTGCTGCTTTCCGTCGCCGTTCTGCCGTATAGCCTGCGCTGGGCGGACACGCTCTGGATCATGGGCGCTGCCTTGCAGGCGGCCCTGACGCTCAGCGTCATCGCCAACTGGATCGGCCACAGGTCATACCAGCAGGTCCATCTCGGCCCGGCCTGGTTCATTCCCGCCGTCGGCAATGCAGTCGCCCCGATAACCGGGGCCATGCTGGGATATACGGAACTGTCCTGGCTCTTCTTCTCGGCCGGGCTGATTTTCTGGATCGTGCTGCTGACACTGGTCATGAACCGGCTGATCTTTCACGATCCGCTTCCGGCACGCCTCATGCCGACCCTGGTGATCCTGATCGCACCGCCGGCCGTCGCATTCATCGCATATTACCGGCTGACCGGAGAGGTCGATGCTTTCGCGCGCATCCTGCTCAATACAGGTTATGTTTTCGCCGCAGTCGTTGTCACCCAGATCGGCAAGTTCAGGCGGTTGCCCTTTGCACTATCGTGGTGGGCGCTTTCATTTCCCGTTGCCGCGTTGACGATCGCGTCATTTCTTTATGCGGAGAGGGTGGGGACGTCTGCACACGAATTTGTCGCCGGGTTCCTCCTGACCGCATTGGTTCTCATCATCGCCGGCCTGCTGATCAAGACCCTGCAGGCCATCGCCGCCCGCAAGATCTGCGAGCCTGAGTAA
- a CDS encoding tetrathionate reductase family octaheme c-type cytochrome yields the protein MRSGRVGPSLVVALFLTDAAPVMAQVQSDGKSGSTADHSEFGILKKPFASGPEVTEACLACHTEAAEQVQESIHWTWDYTHPTTGQKLGKSRVINAFCGNLVSNEPRCTSCHAGYGWDGSMDGPPKAETAVDCLVCHDKSGTYTKLDNAAGHPPLTPVPANAKTITGAPAKPVDLNLAAQSVGLPDRDNCGQCHFYGGGGDNVKHGDLSSALYDPDRSVDVHMSKDGANMVCTDCHVTNSHVWAGSRYNVAAHDMVGTGKPGERRDVATCESCHGTAPHKAASLKGLKLNDHIDRVACQTCHIPEFAKGGVATKTFWDWSTAGDLKDGKPYGEEEFVQSDGKRLHTYLSTKGDFEWEENVVPHYAWFDGQVEYTTIDRKIDPTKVVEVNSISGSPDDGKSRIWPFKRMEGRQAYDSKLNNLVYTNVYGPETDTAFWTNFDWSKAIEAAMEKADLPYSGEFGFVDTYMYWPITHMVAPSENALDCEACHAEDGRLARLAGFYMPGRDPGGTVDRIGLAILLAAIAGVFGHAILRLVLRMGGRS from the coding sequence ATGCGAAGCGGAAGGGTGGGGCCCTCGCTGGTTGTGGCGCTATTTTTGACCGACGCCGCGCCGGTCATGGCGCAGGTGCAATCAGATGGCAAAAGCGGCAGTACGGCCGATCATTCCGAGTTCGGAATTCTGAAAAAGCCTTTCGCGTCGGGGCCTGAAGTGACCGAGGCCTGTCTGGCCTGCCATACCGAGGCTGCAGAACAGGTGCAGGAATCCATTCACTGGACCTGGGACTATACGCATCCGACAACCGGCCAGAAGCTTGGCAAGAGCAGGGTCATCAATGCCTTTTGTGGCAATCTCGTATCGAACGAGCCGCGCTGCACGAGTTGTCATGCCGGTTATGGCTGGGACGGCTCGATGGACGGTCCGCCGAAGGCGGAGACAGCGGTCGACTGTCTCGTGTGTCACGACAAGTCCGGCACCTATACCAAGCTCGACAATGCAGCCGGTCATCCGCCGCTGACGCCGGTTCCGGCGAACGCGAAGACGATCACCGGCGCGCCTGCCAAGCCTGTAGACCTCAATCTTGCCGCGCAGAGCGTCGGACTGCCGGATCGGGACAATTGCGGCCAGTGCCATTTCTATGGCGGCGGCGGCGACAACGTGAAGCACGGCGACCTCTCGTCTGCATTGTACGATCCAGACCGGTCCGTCGACGTGCACATGTCGAAGGACGGGGCGAACATGGTATGCACCGACTGCCATGTCACCAACAGCCACGTCTGGGCAGGTAGCCGCTACAATGTCGCCGCGCATGACATGGTCGGAACCGGCAAGCCGGGCGAAAGGCGGGACGTGGCGACATGCGAATCCTGCCATGGAACGGCTCCCCACAAGGCCGCGTCGCTAAAGGGGCTTAAGCTGAACGACCACATAGACCGGGTGGCTTGCCAGACCTGCCACATCCCCGAATTTGCCAAGGGCGGTGTTGCGACCAAGACATTCTGGGACTGGTCTACGGCAGGGGATCTGAAGGACGGCAAGCCCTATGGCGAGGAAGAATTCGTGCAGAGCGACGGGAAGCGGCTGCACACCTACCTGTCTACCAAGGGGGATTTCGAGTGGGAGGAAAACGTTGTTCCCCACTACGCCTGGTTTGACGGCCAGGTAGAGTACACGACCATCGACAGGAAGATCGACCCTACAAAAGTTGTCGAGGTCAACAGCATTTCCGGATCACCGGACGACGGCAAGTCGCGCATCTGGCCCTTCAAGAGAATGGAGGGGCGGCAGGCCTATGACAGCAAGCTCAACAATCTCGTCTATACAAATGTCTACGGCCCGGAGACAGACACCGCATTCTGGACGAACTTCGACTGGTCGAAGGCGATTGAGGCGGCGATGGAAAAGGCCGATCTACCCTATTCGGGCGAGTTCGGTTTCGTAGACACCTACATGTACTGGCCAATCACACACATGGTCGCGCCAAGCGAGAACGCGCTGGACTGCGAGGCCTGTCACGCGGAGGACGGGCGGCTCGCAAGGCTCGCCGGCTTCTACATGCCTGGTCGCGATCCCGGCGGAACGGTCGACCGGATCGGTCTCGCCATTCTGCTTGCGGCAATCGCCGGCGTGTTCGGGCATGCCATCCTGAGACTGGTTCTGAGAATGGGAGGGCGCAGCTGA
- a CDS encoding cytochrome b/b6 domain-containing protein — protein sequence MTERLVKVYPAFERFWHWMQAALIFILLFTGLGLRGLHDLLPFGPAVMLHTITALALVVLWVFAIFWHLTTGTWRHYVPTTQGLWKVARFYAFDIFRGAHHPYRKAYWRKHNPLQALTYLALKLFLFPAIWVTGIAYLTYNFWEHQPNASLALQIIANLHVLVAYLIATFVVVHVYLLTVGHSFVEHVKPMITGFDTVDLTPEEEAYLAADEPGRLK from the coding sequence ATGACCGAGCGTCTCGTCAAGGTATACCCGGCATTCGAGCGTTTCTGGCACTGGATGCAGGCCGCACTGATTTTCATCCTGCTGTTTACCGGGTTGGGGTTGCGCGGCTTGCATGACCTGCTGCCGTTCGGCCCGGCTGTCATGCTGCATACGATCACAGCGCTCGCCTTGGTCGTGCTGTGGGTATTCGCCATATTCTGGCATCTGACAACCGGCACATGGCGGCACTACGTGCCGACGACGCAGGGACTGTGGAAGGTGGCAAGATTTTACGCCTTCGACATATTCAGGGGCGCGCATCATCCCTATCGCAAGGCCTATTGGCGAAAGCACAATCCGCTGCAGGCGCTAACCTATCTGGCGCTGAAACTATTCCTGTTCCCGGCCATATGGGTCACAGGCATTGCATACCTGACCTACAATTTCTGGGAACATCAGCCGAATGCCTCGCTGGCGCTGCAGATTATCGCCAACCTTCATGTGCTGGTTGCCTACCTGATCGCGACCTTTGTCGTCGTTCACGTGTACCTGTTGACCGTTGGTCACTCCTTTGTGGAACACGTGAAGCCAATGATTACCGGTTTCGACACGGTCGACCTGACCCCGGAAGAGGAAGCCTACCTTGCCGCGGACGAACCGGGGCGGTTGAAATAG
- the cydX gene encoding cytochrome bd-I oxidase subunit CydX, which produces MWYFAWLLGLPVAAMFAVVNAMWLEMQQDRLLTEDESSPGRG; this is translated from the coding sequence ATGTGGTATTTCGCCTGGCTTCTCGGCCTGCCTGTCGCGGCCATGTTTGCGGTGGTCAACGCGATGTGGCTGGAGATGCAGCAGGACCGCCTGCTGACCGAGGACGAATCCTCCCCGGGTCGCGGCTAG